A genomic segment from Pseudosulfitobacter sp. DSM 107133 encodes:
- the uppS gene encoding polyprenyl diphosphate synthase gives MDGNGRWATQRGRPRLFGHRAGAKRVREVVESCPDVGVEYLTIFAFSTENWRRTQVEVAGLMSLFRMYISREARALDEFGARVRFIGDRVRLDAKLVKLMDELEVLTENNTAVHLTIALNYGGRDEVARATQRLARDVAAGKLDPEDVDEETLPKYLDTCVLPDPDLVIRTSGEARISNFLLWQSAYAEYEFIDTLWPDFTKEEFARLCASYGGRDRRFGGVKT, from the coding sequence ATGGACGGCAACGGGCGTTGGGCCACCCAGCGCGGTCGCCCGCGCTTGTTTGGCCATCGCGCCGGTGCCAAACGTGTCCGCGAGGTGGTGGAAAGCTGTCCTGACGTTGGGGTCGAATATCTGACGATCTTTGCCTTCTCGACCGAGAACTGGCGGCGCACGCAGGTGGAAGTGGCGGGGCTGATGAGCCTGTTTCGTATGTACATCAGCCGCGAAGCCCGCGCCCTGGACGAGTTCGGCGCACGGGTGCGGTTTATCGGCGATCGGGTGCGGCTGGATGCCAAGCTGGTCAAGCTGATGGACGAGCTGGAAGTGCTGACCGAGAACAACACCGCCGTGCACCTGACCATCGCGCTGAACTATGGCGGCCGCGACGAGGTGGCCCGCGCCACCCAGCGTCTGGCCCGCGATGTGGCCGCAGGCAAGCTGGACCCCGAAGACGTCGACGAAGAGACTCTGCCGAAATATCTCGACACCTGTGTGTTGCCCGATCCCGATCTGGTGATCCGCACATCGGGCGAGGCGCGGATTTCAAACTTTTTGCTGTGGCAGTCGGCCTATGCCGAGTATGAATTTATCGACACGCTGTGGCCGGACTTTACCAAAGAAGAGTTCGCCAGGCTGTGCGCGTCATACGGCGGGCGTGACCGGCGTTTCGGGGGGGTAAAGACATGA
- the frr gene encoding ribosome recycling factor, whose product MSEDFMLDTDDLTRRMDGAISALKTEFASLRTGRGSASMLEPVMVEAYGQRTPINQVGTVNVPEPRMVTINVWDKSMVNAVEKAIRESGLGINPQLNGTIIMLPIPELNEERRRELSKVAGQYAEHARVSIRNLRRDGMDQIKKAKADGLSEDDQKIWEGEVQDLTNTYIKMIDDALENKQAEIMQV is encoded by the coding sequence ATGTCCGAAGACTTTATGCTGGATACCGACGATCTGACGCGGCGCATGGATGGCGCCATTTCAGCGTTGAAGACCGAATTTGCCTCTCTGCGCACCGGCCGCGGGTCGGCGTCGATGCTTGAACCCGTGATGGTCGAAGCCTATGGCCAGCGCACCCCGATCAACCAGGTCGGCACCGTCAACGTGCCCGAACCGCGTATGGTGACGATCAACGTGTGGGATAAATCCATGGTGAATGCCGTGGAAAAGGCCATTCGCGAAAGCGGTCTGGGCATCAACCCGCAGCTGAACGGCACCATCATCATGCTGCCGATCCCCGAGCTGAACGAAGAGCGCCGCCGCGAACTGTCCAAAGTCGCTGGTCAATACGCCGAACACGCCCGTGTCAGCATTCGCAACCTGCGCCGTGACGGCATGGACCAGATCAAGAAGGCCAAGGCCGACGGCCTGTCCGAAGACGACCAGAAAATCTGGGAAGGCGAAGTGCAGGATCTGACCAACACCTATATCAAGATGATCGACGACGCGCTTGAAAACAAGCAGGCAGAGATCATGCAGGTTTGA
- the pyrH gene encoding UMP kinase produces MSDAIQSASDVTFKRVMLKISGEALMGDQGFGLHPPTVERIAREVQSVHELGVEICMVIGGGNIFRGLQGSAQGMERTTADYMGMLATVMNALAMQSALEGLGIHTRVISAITMNEVAEPYIRRRAVRHLEKKRVCIFAAGTGNPYFTTDTAATLRANEMSCEAIFKGTKVDGVYDKDPVKHADAKRYDIVSYDDVLQKRLGVMDASAIALARDNNLPIIVFSLDEPGGFKGILAGKGTYTRVQG; encoded by the coding sequence ATGAGCGACGCGATACAATCTGCCTCGGACGTCACTTTCAAACGTGTGATGCTGAAAATATCGGGCGAGGCGCTGATGGGGGATCAGGGCTTTGGCCTGCATCCGCCCACCGTTGAACGCATCGCCCGCGAGGTGCAGTCGGTGCACGAACTGGGCGTCGAGATATGTATGGTTATCGGCGGCGGCAACATCTTTCGCGGGCTGCAAGGGTCGGCGCAAGGGATGGAGCGGACCACGGCGGACTATATGGGGATGCTCGCCACGGTGATGAACGCGCTGGCCATGCAATCCGCCCTTGAGGGGCTGGGCATTCACACGCGGGTGATTTCCGCGATCACAATGAACGAAGTGGCTGAACCCTATATCCGCCGCCGCGCCGTGCGCCACCTTGAGAAAAAGCGGGTCTGCATCTTTGCTGCCGGAACGGGCAATCCCTATTTCACCACCGACACCGCCGCGACCCTGCGCGCCAACGAAATGTCCTGCGAGGCGATCTTCAAGGGCACCAAGGTTGATGGCGTTTATGACAAGGACCCTGTCAAACACGCCGATGCAAAACGCTATGACATCGTCAGCTATGACGACGTGCTGCAAAAGCGTCTGGGGGTAATGGATGCGTCAGCCATCGCCTTGGCACGCGACAACAACTTGCCGATCATCGTGTTTTCGCTGGACGAACCGGGAGGGTTCAAGGGCATTCTGGCCGGCAAGGGCACCTATACACGCGTTCAGGGCTAA
- the miaA gene encoding tRNA (adenosine(37)-N6)-dimethylallyltransferase MiaA, translated as MDALGPLDLSAVDPDRPVLIAGPTASGKSGLALAIAEAQGGVIVNADASQIYDCWQVVTARPDAADLARAPHLLYGHVAFDQSYSAGHWLREVAPLLSGPQRPIIVGGTGLYFTALTKGLAEIPATPDAVRTSGDAIPLPELLAALDPETTARIDTNNRARVQRAWEVQQATGRGLAAWHDDTPPPLLPDGAATCIALSSPPDWLNARIARRFDMMLAGGALDEIAAMGTRYDPALPSCRAIGVPELMAHARGDITLEAARDAAVIATRQYAKRQRTWQRSKMARWQWVDPSTDVF; from the coding sequence ATGGACGCTTTGGGCCCCCTTGATCTGTCGGCTGTCGATCCCGACCGCCCCGTGCTGATCGCGGGGCCGACTGCTTCGGGCAAATCCGGACTGGCGCTGGCCATTGCCGAGGCACAGGGTGGTGTGATCGTGAATGCAGATGCCAGCCAGATATACGACTGCTGGCAAGTGGTCACCGCACGCCCCGATGCGGCCGATCTGGCCCGTGCGCCACATCTGCTTTACGGGCATGTGGCCTTTGACCAGAGCTATTCCGCCGGTCACTGGCTGCGCGAGGTCGCACCGCTGCTGTCGGGGCCACAGCGGCCGATCATCGTGGGCGGCACGGGGCTGTATTTCACGGCGCTGACCAAGGGGCTGGCCGAAATTCCCGCCACACCCGACGCAGTGCGCACATCAGGCGATGCGATTCCCCTGCCCGAGCTGTTGGCCGCGCTTGATCCCGAAACCACGGCGCGGATCGACACCAACAACCGCGCGCGGGTGCAACGCGCATGGGAGGTGCAACAGGCCACGGGCCGGGGTCTGGCCGCTTGGCACGATGACACGCCGCCCCCGCTGCTGCCTGACGGGGCCGCCACCTGCATCGCGCTGAGCAGCCCGCCAGACTGGCTGAACGCGCGCATTGCCCGGCGGTTCGACATGATGCTGGCAGGCGGCGCGCTGGACGAAATCGCCGCCATGGGCACCCGTTATGACCCCGCCCTGCCCAGTTGCCGCGCGATCGGCGTGCCCGAACTGATGGCCCATGCGCGCGGCGATATCACGCTGGAGGCCGCCCGCGACGCCGCGGTGATTGCCACGCGCCAATACGCCAAGCGCCAGCGGACCTGGCAACGCTCGAAAATGGCCCGCTGGCAGTGGGTTGATCCATCGACAGACGTGTTCTGA
- a CDS encoding AraC family transcriptional regulator, giving the protein MTLGAIRISTITPAGGAHDWRWTLAHDVPDHLLIWTTRGQGRLLLHGTRRGVGAHNAIFVPAGDLFALDLSRQSIGLIATIPVGTEVRLPQTPRQLRLRDSGPISELTALLDAAQREAAAQRSLTQDALDGYMALVSVWLRRQMALDDHLPKKPNGAARLSARFCERVARHHANGMSVAEHAEELGVTGTHLARACKAATGHTAAELLGQRILHAARCALVDTTVPMQDIARHLGFGSAAYFTRYIQTQTGKTPSQLRKSATLRSA; this is encoded by the coding sequence ATGACCCTAGGCGCCATCCGCATCAGCACAATCACCCCTGCCGGGGGCGCACATGACTGGCGCTGGACGCTGGCGCACGACGTGCCTGACCACCTGCTGATCTGGACCACACGCGGACAGGGTCGTTTGCTGCTGCACGGCACCCGGCGTGGTGTCGGTGCGCACAATGCAATCTTTGTACCCGCGGGCGATTTGTTTGCGCTTGATCTCAGCCGTCAAAGCATCGGACTGATTGCCACCATTCCCGTGGGCACCGAAGTGCGCCTGCCCCAGACCCCGCGCCAGTTGCGCCTGCGTGACTCCGGCCCGATTTCCGAACTGACCGCACTGCTGGACGCAGCCCAACGCGAGGCGGCGGCACAGCGCAGCCTGACACAGGATGCACTGGACGGATATATGGCGCTGGTCTCGGTCTGGCTGCGACGCCAGATGGCCCTGGACGACCACCTGCCGAAGAAGCCGAATGGTGCGGCGCGCCTGTCTGCGCGGTTCTGCGAGCGGGTTGCGCGGCATCATGCCAACGGCATGTCCGTCGCAGAACATGCCGAAGAACTGGGCGTAACCGGCACCCATCTTGCCCGCGCCTGCAAGGCTGCAACCGGTCACACGGCTGCCGAGTTGCTGGGCCAGCGTATCCTGCACGCGGCCCGCTGCGCCCTGGTCGACACCACCGTGCCGATGCAGGATATCGCCCGCCACCTTGGCTTTGGCAGTGCGGCCTATTTCACCCGCTACATCCAGACACAGACGGGCAAAACACCCAGCCAGTTGCGCAAATCCGCCACTTTGCGCAGCGCCTGA
- a CDS encoding ABC transporter permease has translation MGLFILRRLGVMIVTALCLTFIVFFLTNLYPNLEKLAKTQGNFRMSDEAVASYLGKRGYLDPMPVKFGRWLGVVPGWVTEAPDGTVTGRCFGPDTPPEDRATYCGVLQGNWGQSTVFKDDVGGIVRERLGLTGKLMGFVLLVMVPSSLLIGVLAGMREGSPLDRTLSTFSIATTATPEYVSGVIFIAVFSSSAFGLKWFKGSATSAMENATFENFTLPVLTIALYGMGYIARMTRASMTEVMTAQYIRTARLKGVSFRNIVLKHALRNALIAPFTVIMLQIPWLLNGVVIVETLFNYKGFGWVLVQAAGNNDIELLLAVSVVSVIVVLLTQLISDIGYVILNPRIRIS, from the coding sequence ATGGGACTATTTATACTCAGACGTCTGGGCGTGATGATCGTCACGGCCTTGTGCCTGACCTTTATCGTGTTCTTTCTGACCAATCTTTACCCGAACCTGGAAAAACTGGCCAAGACCCAAGGCAACTTTCGCATGTCGGACGAAGCCGTGGCCAGCTATCTGGGCAAACGCGGGTATCTGGACCCGATGCCGGTCAAATTCGGCCGATGGCTGGGCGTTGTCCCCGGCTGGGTGACCGAAGCGCCCGATGGCACGGTGACGGGCCGCTGTTTCGGCCCCGACACCCCGCCCGAAGACCGCGCCACCTATTGCGGCGTGTTGCAGGGCAATTGGGGGCAATCGACAGTGTTCAAGGACGATGTCGGCGGTATCGTCCGTGAACGGCTGGGCCTGACGGGCAAGTTGATGGGATTTGTGCTGCTGGTCATGGTGCCCTCTTCCCTGCTGATCGGGGTGCTTGCGGGGATGCGCGAAGGGTCACCGCTGGACCGGACGCTGTCGACCTTCTCGATCGCCACCACGGCCACGCCGGAATATGTGTCGGGGGTGATCTTCATTGCGGTGTTTTCTTCCTCTGCCTTTGGCCTCAAGTGGTTCAAGGGCTCGGCCACCTCGGCCATGGAAAACGCAACCTTCGAGAATTTCACCCTGCCGGTGCTGACCATCGCGCTGTATGGGATGGGCTATATCGCCCGCATGACGCGCGCGTCGATGACCGAGGTGATGACCGCGCAATACATTCGCACCGCACGGCTCAAAGGTGTCAGCTTTCGCAACATCGTCCTCAAACACGCCCTGCGCAACGCGCTGATCGCGCCGTTTACCGTGATCATGCTGCAAATCCCGTGGCTGCTGAACGGCGTTGTGATTGTCGAAACCCTGTTCAATTACAAAGGCTTTGGCTGGGTTCTGGTGCAGGCGGCAGGCAACAACGACATCGAGCTGCTGTTGGCGGTCTCGGTTGTGTCGGTGATCGTAGTGCTCTTGACGCAGCTGATCTCGGACATCGGCTATGTCATCCTCAACCCGCGCATCCGCATTTCATAA
- a CDS encoding ABC transporter permease: MEPLTWTGALSGLNVVFYLSIVALAVSILASIAVSMFARDTGPLGVNSDGTLMAPTGLVGLSAKALRYSFFALVALVLVYVVGGVVLGTRAGIIGGLSRNMLPVWIALIVLFVVSITFKRKLGLYGKLFDSTIGMIGFGLVMFWVFTGIMGGAFDMLITHDPLSQFSGMKNKLPGTPLRGAEADDYQWFLLGGDNLARDVFSRLVKGAWIVVKIAPMATLFAFMVGITLGLPAGYYSGRLDTFLSFLANLILAFPVILLFYLLVTPEIVETGIPNYMAAVLFFFPIVFCAVLLNARYYTQPSVRTPLLIVVLGGLLWAYLSLISNNGAIVANDSYRIPGLPAMLDWIDMDGGLLTVFVAVVFVNAPTVFRIVRGLALDIKTRDYVAAAQTRGEGPWYIMLWEILPNARGPLIVDFCLRIGYTTILLGTLGFFGLGLESESPDWGTTINSGRRLLSLYPHAAMVPAFALMTLVLGLNLLADGLREESLRD; encoded by the coding sequence ATGGAACCATTGACATGGACAGGCGCCCTGAGCGGTCTGAACGTTGTTTTCTATCTTTCCATCGTTGCGCTTGCGGTTTCGATTTTGGCCAGCATCGCCGTGTCGATGTTCGCGCGCGACACAGGGCCGCTGGGCGTCAACTCTGACGGCACACTGATGGCCCCGACCGGACTGGTCGGGCTGAGTGCAAAGGCCCTGCGCTACAGCTTTTTCGCATTGGTGGCGCTGGTGCTGGTCTATGTGGTCGGCGGCGTCGTATTGGGCACGCGTGCGGGAATCATCGGCGGGCTGTCACGCAACATGCTGCCCGTGTGGATCGCATTGATCGTGCTGTTTGTGGTGTCGATCACCTTCAAACGCAAGCTGGGGCTGTATGGTAAGCTGTTCGACAGCACCATCGGCATGATTGGCTTTGGGCTGGTCATGTTCTGGGTGTTCACCGGCATCATGGGCGGCGCGTTCGACATGCTGATCACCCATGATCCGCTGAGCCAGTTTTCGGGCATGAAGAACAAACTGCCCGGCACCCCCCTGCGCGGCGCCGAGGCAGACGATTACCAATGGTTCCTGCTGGGCGGTGACAATCTGGCGCGCGATGTGTTCTCGCGGCTGGTCAAAGGCGCGTGGATCGTCGTCAAGATCGCGCCGATGGCAACGCTGTTCGCCTTCATGGTGGGCATCACGCTTGGCCTGCCTGCGGGCTATTACAGCGGACGGCTGGACACCTTCCTGTCGTTTCTGGCCAACCTGATCCTGGCCTTTCCGGTGATCCTGCTGTTTTATCTGCTGGTCACGCCGGAGATCGTCGAAACCGGCATTCCCAATTACATGGCTGCGGTGCTGTTCTTCTTTCCCATCGTGTTCTGCGCGGTGCTGCTGAACGCGCGCTATTACACGCAACCTTCGGTCCGCACCCCGCTGCTGATCGTGGTGCTGGGAGGATTGCTGTGGGCCTATCTGTCGCTGATTTCAAACAACGGGGCGATTGTGGCCAATGACAGCTACCGCATTCCGGGCCTGCCTGCGATGCTGGACTGGATCGACATGGACGGCGGGCTGCTGACCGTGTTTGTGGCGGTGGTCTTTGTCAACGCGCCCACGGTGTTCCGTATTGTGCGGGGCCTGGCGCTGGACATCAAGACGCGCGATTATGTGGCCGCTGCGCAGACCCGTGGCGAGGGTCCGTGGTACATCATGCTGTGGGAAATCCTGCCCAACGCGCGCGGGCCGCTGATTGTCGATTTCTGCCTGCGCATTGGCTACACCACTATCCTGCTGGGCACGCTTGGCTTCTTTGGTCTGGGGCTGGAGAGCGAAAGCCCTGACTGGGGGACCACCATCAACTCGGGCCGGCGGCTGTTGTCGCTGTATCCGCATGCGGCGATGGTGCCGGCCTTTGCGCTGATGACGCTGGTGCTGGGGCTGAACCTGTTGGCGGATGGTCTGCGCGAGGAATCCTTGCGCGACTGA
- a CDS encoding ABC transporter ATP-binding protein: MVKDAYDGPILEIDKLSISFFTRLREIPAVMDFSVSVQPGEAVGLVGESGCGKSTVALGVMQDLGVNGRVVGGSIKFKGRDLGAMTQDELRAIRGSEIAMIYQEPMASLNPAMKIGKQLMEVPMIHADMCEADAYARALQVVTDVKLPDPKRILDAYPHQLSGGQQQRIVIAMALMSEPSLLILDEPTTALDVTVEAAVVELVKDLGKKYGTSMLFISHNLGLVLETCDRICVMYSGEAVERGSIEDVFDEMQHPYTQALFRSIPLPGADKNARPLIAIPGNFPLPHERPRGCNFGPRCDYFEAGRCDQGDIQMFPVPGDDVHNTRCLRFQEIDWQAPLALAEVKQKGEIGDVVLRMDNLKKYYEVAANALFGGGATKVVKANETLSFEARESETLAIVGESGCGKSTFAKVLMGLETATEGTITLGNREIQDIPIEKRDTQTVADVQMVFQNPFDTLNPSMTVGRQIIRALEIFKIGKNEAERRQRMLELLDLVKLPREFAGRMPRQLSGGQKQRVGIARAFAGDARIVVADEPVSALDVSVQAAVTDLLMEIQREHKTTLLFISHDLSIVRYLSDRVMVMYLGHVVELGTTDQVFAPPYHPYTEALLSAVPIADTKVRKKHIVLEGDIPSAMNPPPGCPFQTRCRWKSQVPGNLCETEVPPLRDMATGHQVKCHLSAEKFAEMEPVIEIAAE, encoded by the coding sequence ATGGTCAAAGACGCATATGACGGCCCCATTCTGGAGATCGACAAACTGTCGATTTCGTTTTTCACACGGCTGCGGGAAATCCCTGCGGTGATGGATTTTTCGGTCAGCGTGCAACCGGGCGAGGCCGTGGGGCTGGTGGGCGAAAGCGGTTGTGGCAAGTCGACGGTGGCGCTGGGGGTGATGCAGGATCTGGGCGTGAACGGGCGCGTTGTCGGCGGGTCGATCAAGTTCAAGGGGCGCGATCTGGGGGCGATGACGCAGGACGAACTGCGCGCGATCCGCGGCTCGGAAATCGCAATGATCTATCAGGAGCCGATGGCCTCGCTGAACCCGGCGATGAAGATCGGCAAACAGCTGATGGAAGTGCCGATGATCCATGCCGATATGTGTGAGGCAGATGCCTATGCCCGCGCCTTGCAAGTGGTGACGGATGTAAAGCTGCCCGATCCCAAGCGGATTCTGGACGCCTATCCGCACCAGCTGTCGGGCGGGCAACAGCAGCGCATCGTCATTGCCATGGCGCTGATGTCCGAACCTTCGCTGCTGATCCTGGACGAACCGACCACGGCGCTGGACGTCACGGTCGAGGCTGCCGTGGTAGAACTGGTCAAGGATCTGGGCAAGAAATACGGCACCTCGATGCTGTTCATCAGCCACAATCTTGGGCTGGTTCTGGAAACCTGCGACCGCATCTGCGTGATGTATTCGGGCGAGGCGGTCGAACGCGGCAGTATCGAAGATGTCTTTGACGAGATGCAGCACCCCTATACGCAGGCTTTGTTCCGCTCGATCCCACTGCCCGGCGCGGACAAGAACGCGCGCCCCCTGATCGCCATTCCCGGCAACTTTCCCCTGCCCCACGAGCGGCCACGGGGCTGCAACTTTGGCCCGCGCTGCGACTATTTCGAGGCGGGCCGCTGCGATCAGGGTGACATCCAGATGTTCCCCGTGCCCGGTGACGACGTGCACAACACCCGCTGTCTGCGCTTTCAGGAGATTGACTGGCAGGCCCCGCTGGCACTGGCCGAGGTCAAGCAGAAAGGCGAGATCGGTGATGTGGTTCTGAGGATGGACAACCTCAAGAAATACTACGAAGTGGCCGCCAATGCCCTGTTTGGCGGCGGCGCCACCAAAGTGGTCAAGGCCAATGAGACGCTGAGCTTTGAGGCACGCGAATCCGAGACATTGGCGATTGTGGGCGAAAGCGGTTGTGGCAAGTCGACCTTTGCCAAGGTGCTGATGGGGCTGGAGACCGCGACCGAGGGCACGATTACCCTGGGGAACCGCGAAATACAGGACATTCCGATTGAAAAGCGCGACACGCAAACGGTGGCTGACGTGCAGATGGTGTTTCAGAACCCGTTCGACACGCTGAACCCGTCGATGACCGTGGGCCGCCAGATCATCCGCGCGCTGGAGATTTTCAAGATCGGCAAGAACGAAGCCGAGCGGCGCCAGCGGATGCTGGAACTGCTGGATCTGGTGAAACTGCCGCGTGAATTTGCAGGCCGGATGCCGCGACAACTGTCGGGCGGGCAAAAGCAACGGGTCGGCATTGCCCGCGCCTTTGCCGGTGATGCGCGGATCGTGGTGGCGGATGAGCCCGTCTCGGCACTGGATGTGTCGGTGCAGGCGGCGGTGACCGATCTGCTGATGGAAATCCAGCGCGAACATAAGACCACATTGCTGTTCATCAGCCACGATCTGAGCATCGTGCGCTATCTGTCAGACCGTGTGATGGTGATGTATCTGGGCCATGTGGTTGAACTGGGCACCACCGATCAGGTGTTTGCCCCCCCCTATCACCCTTATACCGAAGCGCTTCTGTCAGCGGTGCCGATTGCCGACACCAAGGTGCGCAAGAAACACATCGTGCTGGAAGGTGACATTCCGTCGGCAATGAACCCGCCGCCGGGCTGTCCGTTCCAGACGCGCTGTCGCTGGAAAAGCCAGGTGCCGGGCAATCTGTGCGAAACCGAGGTGCCCCCGCTGCGCGATATGGCAACGGGACATCAGGTGAAATGCCATCTGAGCGCAGAGAAATTTGCCGAAATGGAGCCGGTGATCGAGATCGCTGCCGAATAG
- a CDS encoding transglycosylase SLT domain-containing protein: MRAMISALVIGATMAGAAHADVFSSRSRSKLFGSQLKVLDSRASQQYTASVKLQPPKVNTPTKWDVNPAYSGKYKGVYLVAAREAARRHGVPEDLFLRLIQQESGWNPRAKSHKGALGLAQLMPATARRLRVDPSDPHENLEGGARYLSQQYRTFGSWRLALAAYNAGPEAVKRHKGVPPYKETQNYVKVIWGS, translated from the coding sequence ATGCGCGCAATGATTTCAGCGCTGGTGATCGGTGCGACCATGGCAGGGGCAGCCCATGCCGACGTATTTTCGTCGCGCAGTCGCAGCAAGCTGTTCGGATCGCAGTTGAAAGTGTTGGATTCGCGCGCGTCGCAGCAATACACGGCCTCGGTCAAATTGCAGCCACCCAAGGTGAACACACCAACCAAATGGGACGTGAACCCGGCCTATAGCGGCAAGTACAAAGGTGTTTATCTGGTCGCCGCGCGCGAAGCCGCGCGTCGACATGGCGTGCCCGAAGATTTGTTCCTGCGGCTGATCCAGCAGGAATCCGGCTGGAATCCGCGTGCCAAATCGCACAAGGGAGCCCTGGGGCTGGCACAGCTGATGCCCGCCACAGCACGCCGTTTGCGCGTCGATCCCAGCGATCCGCACGAAAATCTGGAAGGTGGCGCGCGCTATCTCAGCCAGCAGTACCGCACGTTCGGCAGCTGGCGTCTGGCGCTGGCGGCCTATAACGCGGGCCCCGAGGCCGTGAAACGCCACAAAGGCGTGCCGCCCTACAAAGAAACCCAGAATTACGTCAAGGTTATCTGGGGCAGCTGA
- a CDS encoding single-stranded DNA-binding protein: MAGSVNKVILIGNLGRDPEVRSFQNGGKVCNLRIATSETWKDRNTGERKERTEWHSVAIFSEGLVRVAEQYLKKGSKVYIEGQLQTRKWQDQSGQDRYSTEVVLQGFGSTLTMLDGPGGGGGGGGNYGGGGGSSYDSGPSDDRYGGPSSGGGNAPTPSRDLDDEIPF; the protein is encoded by the coding sequence ATGGCTGGCTCAGTTAATAAAGTGATCCTAATCGGCAATCTGGGCCGCGATCCCGAAGTGCGCAGTTTCCAGAATGGCGGCAAGGTGTGCAACCTGCGCATCGCCACCTCAGAAACATGGAAAGACCGTAACACCGGCGAACGCAAAGAGCGCACCGAATGGCATTCGGTTGCAATCTTCAGCGAAGGTCTGGTGCGCGTGGCCGAGCAGTACCTGAAAAAGGGCTCGAAAGTGTATATCGAAGGCCAGTTGCAGACCCGCAAATGGCAGGACCAGTCCGGTCAGGACCGCTATTCGACCGAGGTCGTTCTGCAAGGGTTCGGCAGCACGCTGACCATGCTGGATGGTCCCGGCGGCGGCGGTGGCGGCGGTGGGAACTATGGCGGCGGTGGCGGCTCCAGCTATGACAGCGGCCCGTCGGATGATCGTTATGGTGGGCCGTCGTCGGGTGGTGGCAATGCGCCGACGCCTTCGCGTGATCTGGACGACGAAATCCCGTTCTAA
- the aroB gene encoding 3-dehydroquinate synthase, translating into MLETVHVDLPGRAYDVLIGTGLLGDAGTHIAPLLKRARVVVISDETVAGLHLGALQDGLRGHGIDCAAMSLPAGEATKSWPHLMSCVDWLLDQKVERGDIVVALGGGVIGDLVGFAAAILRRGVRFVQMPTSLLAQVDSSVGGKTGINSRHGKNLIGAFHQPSLVLADVDLLGTLQPRDFLSGYGEVVKYGLLGDAAFFEWLEGQGPALAAGDVRARIEAVRRSVQMKADIVVRDETEQGDRALLNLGHTFGHALESATGYSSRLLHGEGVAVGCAMAFELSARLGLCSQEDPSRVRAHLRDMGMKTNLADIDGALPGPQALLALMGQDKKVVDGQLRFVLARGIGDAFVTSDVPAQTVLEVLRDG; encoded by the coding sequence ATGCTTGAAACTGTACATGTCGACTTGCCGGGGCGCGCCTATGACGTGTTGATCGGCACCGGACTGCTGGGCGACGCAGGCACCCATATCGCACCTTTGCTGAAACGCGCGCGGGTTGTGGTGATTTCGGACGAAACCGTGGCGGGGCTGCACCTTGGGGCCTTGCAGGACGGGCTGCGCGGCCATGGCATCGACTGCGCTGCCATGTCCCTGCCTGCGGGCGAAGCCACCAAAAGCTGGCCACATCTGATGAGTTGCGTTGACTGGCTGCTGGATCAAAAGGTCGAGCGCGGCGATATCGTCGTGGCCCTGGGGGGCGGCGTGATTGGCGATCTGGTCGGCTTTGCCGCCGCGATCCTGCGGCGCGGGGTGCGCTTTGTGCAAATGCCCACGTCGCTGCTGGCACAGGTCGACAGTTCGGTGGGCGGCAAGACGGGAATTAACTCCCGGCATGGCAAGAACCTGATCGGCGCGTTCCACCAGCCCAGCCTGGTGCTGGCCGATGTTGACCTGTTGGGCACGCTGCAACCGCGCGATTTTCTGTCTGGCTACGGCGAGGTCGTGAAATACGGCTTGCTGGGCGATGCTGCATTTTTTGAGTGGCTTGAAGGGCAGGGGCCGGCATTGGCCGCAGGTGACGTGCGCGCGCGCATCGAGGCGGTGCGCCGCTCGGTGCAGATGAAAGCCGACATCGTCGTGCGCGACGAAACCGAACAGGGCGACCGTGCCCTCCTGAATCTTGGCCATACCTTTGGCCACGCACTGGAATCTGCCACGGGTTATTCCAGCCGCCTGCTGCACGGCGAAGGTGTTGCGGTGGGCTGTGCGATGGCTTTTGAACTGTCGGCGCGCCTGGGCCTGTGCAGTCAGGAAGATCCAAGTCGCGTCCGCGCGCATCTGCGCGACATGGGCATGAAGACCAATCTGGCCGACATCGACGGCGCATTGCCGGGGCCACAAGCGTTGCTCGCGCTGATGGGGCAGGACAAGAAGGTGGTGGATGGCCAGCTGCGCTTTGTGCTGGCGCGCGGCATCGGTGATGCCTTTGTCACGTCGGATGTTCCGGCGCAGACGGTTCTGGAGGTTCTGCGCGACGGCTGA